GCCTTTCAGCCAGACCATCCTGTCCCTCAGTAAATTTATCACCAGGAAAATTTGTCAGCGCCTTGGTGCCTTTATCCACCTTAATGCCCGGCACTATTCCCTGTGCGGCCAGCAATCGAGACAAAGGCACACCAGCCTCATTACACTGATCCAATGTTTCCTCGAACAGAATCACCGCTGATATACTGGTTCAGCCCCGGCGCGGTAAACAGCAATTCCCGATAACTGAGCCGCGTTTCTTCAGTTGACTGCACGCCGACATTCTTCAGGCGCTACTTCATAGTGCCGATGCTTTCATCTGTCGCCAGAATAACCTTGGTCGGCGCGGTCAGTTCCGCTATCGTCCGTTCCATTGCAGATACTTGCATCGACATCGTCTCCTGACAGATTAAAACGGGAATAGCCCGAAATGCGTTAGACCCATTTAACTTTCAATATAGACCAATATTCCCATCATTGCCGACAGCGTTAACGCATTCGCTGTTTAGCGAATGCAAAATGATTGCTGAATGACCCACTATATCCCTAAACAAGAAGGATAGGCAGCCCTGCAAGATTGTAGTAAAATTTGCTAATTATGTTTATTGCATAACAAAGGCAAACCTGTGCGAAAGCCAGGGACGCAAAGTTTTCGGTCTAACGGGTATGAAACTCCAGGATAGCGAGACTGCTGAAAGTGTACCTATTGGTACATAATTTCATTCTGTCTGCACATCCTCTTTTCCTGTAGTTACCCTCCAAAGACCTAAACCGTCCTTGCTCGCGAGCCAGAGTTGCTGTTTTGCTGTCTGACTTGAAATTTGAGGGGAAAATAACTACGAATCACCCTATCTTATCTTTGGCTACTGCAATTGCTATTCCTATTCCTGATTTAGGAATTACTTAGCATCACTACGCCTGTACTGCCATACAAAAAATGCCATGTCACAACGCATACAATCTAGCACTTGTGACTATGCTGGAAAAATACAACAAATACATACGCATACCAAATAACTAATAAATGTATTTGTATGCAACCAGATCCAAATTATCAATTGGATCTGTCTCTAAATTAAGGGATAGCAATGCAAAATAACGATTCCAAGAATAGCAATACTCAAGACATACCAACACATGAGTTCCTGTCATTTGCTTTAGAGAACCAGACCAACCATCTGGCAGAACGGATTAACCTGTTTAGGCCAGACAGAGCATCTTGTCATCAACTATCACGCATCGCCGTGAGAGTCGATCCAGGCAATCAGCACACACCACCCTTTGCTCACGTGATTAGTAAAACGCTACCCGACATAACTGAAAATTCTGATACCAACCCCCTGATTCGGGAGGTATTTTGACAGCAATGGATCAAACGTATGAAGCGCGATTCCGCCATATGCTCGAAACTTGCCCTCTTTCAGTGTGCATAGTGGCATGCTCGGATCACAAGATCTTGTTTGCTAACCAGCATTATGCCAAATTGACCAACTCACCCAGAGATCAGTTAGCTGGATCAGATCCCAAACCTTGCTATGCAAACCCTCAGGACTATCAAGATATCCTGCACCAGCTAAGTCAGGGGTTAACCGTCACAAATAAGCTGATAGCATTAAAAACACCAGGACAGCAGGCAACCTGGGTATCGGCCTCCTATTCCAGGCTGACATACGAGAATGAACAAGCCATATTAGGCTGGTACCATGATCTGACCGAACTAAAGAATGCCGAGAATAGAATTCATCAAATGGCGTTCTATGATGCATTGACGCTGCTGCCAAATCGACGTGTGTTGATGGAGCGCTTGCAGCAGTCACTTTTAGCGAGTGTCAGTAGCCAGCAGTATGGCGCCGTACTGTTTATTGGCCTCGACCATTTCAAAACCATCAACGATACTAAAGGGCATGATATTGGCGATTTGCTGCTTATCGAAGCAGCAAATCGGTTGCAGACATGCGTGTGTGAAACTGACACTGTGTCGCGCTTGAGTGGCGATGAGTTTTTGATTGTGCTGGAAGCACTCGGCTCTGATATCGACGACGCTACGGCAAATGCCCGGCTGCTAACCCAAATGATGCATGCTACCCTCAGCGAACCTTATGCACTCAATGAACAGTTATGCAATATCTCATCGAGCATTGGCATTGCGCTGTTCCGCGACCGTCAGGATACCCCTGACAATTTGCTCAGATACGCTGAAACCGCAATGCATCAAGCCAAGACAAGTGGACGCAACACCAT
The Sulfuriferula thiophila DNA segment above includes these coding regions:
- a CDS encoding sensor domain-containing protein, producing the protein MDQTYEARFRHMLETCPLSVCIVACSDHKILFANQHYAKLTNSPRDQLAGSDPKPCYANPQDYQDILHQLSQGLTVTNKLIALKTPGQQATWVSASYSRLTYENEQAILGWYHDLTELKNAENRIHQMAFYDALTLLPNRRVLMERLQQSLLASVSSQQYGAVLFIGLDHFKTINDTKGHDIGDLLLIEAANRLQTCVCETDTVSRLSGDEFLIVLEALGSDIDDATANARLLTQMMHATLSEPYALNEQLCNISSSIGIALFRDRQDTPDNLLRYAETAMHQAKTSGRNTIHFYDAAMQIAIEARAKLEDALRLALQKQQFRLHYQIQVDNLRHPLGAEVLLRWEHPEHGLVYPAQFIPLAEDAGLIGSIGLWVLQTACAQLAAWQQDELTRNLVLAVNVSPRQLHETDFVAQVQRALIETGATPAQLKLELTESATLENIEDTIIKMREIEMLGVKFSMDDFGTGYSSLQYLKRLPLSQIKIDQTFVRDIASDPNDASIVQTIIAMSATLGLDVIAEGVENEAQFRFLELCGCRAFQGYFFSKPVPLNEFMRLLANQHAITSRNPE
- a CDS encoding fructose-bisphosphate aldolase, with amino-acid sequence MQVSAMERTIAELTAPTKVILATDESIGTMK